The Enterobacter huaxiensis sequence CGTTAAGCGACAAACCCATTCTCAGCGTGCAGCGCCGCGCGAAATACCTGCTGCTGGAGCTGCCAGATGGCTGGATTATCATCCATCTGGGCATGTCCGGAAGCCTGCGTATCCTTACCGAAGAGCTGCCGGCTGAAAAGCATGACCACGTTGATTTGGTGATGAGCAACGGCAAAGTGTTGCGCTATACCGACCCACGGCGCTTTGGCGCATGGTTGTGGACCAAAGAGCTGGAAGGGCACAGTGTACTGGCGCATCTGGGGCCAGAGCCGCTCTCAGAGGCCTTTAATGCGGAATACCTCAAAGAGAAGTGCGCGAAAAAGAAAACCCCAATCAAGCCCTGGCTGATGGATAACAAGCTGGTGGTCGGCGTAGGGAATATTTACGCCAGCGAATCGCTGTTTGCGGCCGGGATCCATCCCGATCGGCTGGCCTCTTCGCTGTCAGCGCAGGAGTGCGAGCTGCTGGTTCGGGTCATTAAAGCGGTGCTGCTGCGCTCAATTGAGCAGGGGGGAACCACGCTGAAGGACTTCCTGCAGAGCGACGGTAAGCCGGGCTATTTTGCGCAGGAGCTGCAGGTGTACGGCCGAAAAGGCGAGCCGTGCAGAGTGTGTGGCACACCCATTATCGCGACGAAACACGCCCAGCGCGCCACGTTCTACTGTCGTCAGTGCCAGAAGTAGGGCTACTTCAGCTTTTCCATTAACGCCCGGTGGACGTTGACCGGCAGGAAGTGGGTCACATCGCCGTGATGACGCGCCACCTCTTTCACCAGCGTGGAAGAGATAAACGACCACTCTTTGGAAGGCATCAGGAACACGCTTTCCAGATCGGGCATCAGGTGGCGATTCATATGCGCCAGCTGCATCTCATACTCGAAATCTGCCACCGCGCGTAAACCACGGATCAGAATATTGGCCTGCTGAGCGCGGGCAAAATTCGCCATCAGGTCGCTGAACCCGACGACTTCAACATTCGGCAGATGGGAGATTGCATCACAAGCAAGCGCAACGCGCTCGGGCAGGTCGAACATTGGCTTTTTGCTGGGGCTGGCGGCAATCGCCAGAATCACCTTGTCGAACATGCACGCCGCGCGGGTGATGATATCAAGATGACCGTTAGTGATGGGATCGAAGGTACCCGGATAAATCGCTTTTGTGCTCATGGCTCACGTTTTCTCTGAGTAGCCGCGGCAGAGCGCCCACAGCTCGGTGTATTTGTTGAAAGTATACTGCGCGTTGACCACGGCCAGTAACCAACCCTGCTTCCCGTCCAGCACGCCACCCCGCAGCAGCAGCGTTTTCAGGAATGCCCCCAGCGTGTGGGTAAAGATACCTGTGAGCGTGGCCTTCTTGCCGCGCTGGTGACGCTCCTGCGCCCATGCGGTGGCATAGTTGAGCTGTTTACGCTGGAAGCTCGCGAAATCCCGACAGGTCAGGTGCAACAGGTCGCCCGTCAGGGGGATCACCTGGGCGCTATCGCAGCTCAGGGATTCATGCACCAGATTGTCGTTGTACTGATAACGCTCGCGCTCATACAGGCGCATCACGCGGTCAGGATACCAGCCGCTATGGCGCATGAAGCGGCCAAGGAAATAGTTACGCCGCGCAATGCTGTAGACCGCGCCGGGTTGAGGCGCGGCGAGCACCGCCTGAATGGCCTGCTGCAGTTCGGGTGTGATGCGCTCGTCGGTGTCGATCATCAGAACGTAATCGCCGGTGGCATAGCCCTGCGCGCGCTGGCGCTGAATGCCATAGCCCTGCCAGTCGGTATCGGTATAAACTTTTGCGCCCGCCGCACGGGCAACGTCCACCGTATTATCTTCGCTGCCGGAATCAAGCAGAACAATCTCGTCGGCCCAGGCGACAGAGGCCAGGCAGTCCGGAAGCAGGTCGGCGGCGTTTTTGGCGATCATCACGACCGACAGACGCTGTGACATTAGTGGCTCCGCTGAGGCAGATAAGGTTGCAGAAGCTGCAGCAGACGGGTCAGTGCGCCCTGATTCTGATGCAGCACTTCAACGGCGTGGCGACCGTACCACAGGCGGTAGTCTTCGTCGGTCAGAAGGGTAGATATCTCTTTGACCACCGAATCCGCGTCGGTCACGGTAATTAAGCCGTCGGCCTGCTGCAATTTAGCGCAGATATCTTTGAAGTTAAACGTATGCGGCCCCATCAGCACGGGAATGGCGTGCGCTGCAGGCTCCAGCGGGTTATGACCGCCGCGCTCTACCAGGCTGCCGCCCACAAAGGCGAGATCGGCAATGCCGTACAGCAGCATCAGTTCGCCCATCGTATCGCCAATTACCACCTGAGTGCTGTTAGAGGGGATCTCACCGGTGCTGCGCAGGGTGAAGCTGAAACCGCCTTTCTGCACCATATCGCGGGCATCTTTAAAACGCTCCGGATGACGGGGAACCAAAATAAGCAGCAAGTCGGGGAATTTTTCCAGCAGCTTGCGATGGGCTTGCAGAATAATCTCTTCTTCGCCGTCGTGGGTGCTGGTGGCAATCCAGACCTGGCGGCGCGGGGCCCACTGGCGGCGCAGCGTCACCGCGCGGGCGGCGAGTTCAGGCGTAACCGAAATATCGAATTTAAGGCTACCCGTTACCGCAAGCTGGTTGCGTTTCAGGCCGAGGGCAACAAAACGCGCCGCATCTTCTTCGTTCTGTGCGGCAATCAGCGTGATTTTACTCAGCAGTCGGCGCATGAATTTACCCAGCTTGCCGTAACCTTTCGCCGAGCGCTCTGACAGGCGCGCGTTGGCAATCACCAGCGGAATTTTTCGGGCATGCAGGGCGGAAATCATATTCGGCCAAAGCTCGGTTTCCATGACGATCACCAGCTTAGGGCGAACGGTATTCAGGAAACGGTTCATGGCACAGGGCAGGTCGTAAGGCAGATAGACGTGCTGAACGTCTTTACCGAAAGCGGATAACGCGCGCTCAGAGCCGGTTGGCGTCATGGTGGTGACGGTGATCGGCAGCGACGGGTAGCGGTGGCGCAGGGCGCGAACCAGCGGGATCGCCGCCAGCGTTTCACCAACAGAAACGGAATGCAGCAAAATACCGTCCGGGGTGACTTTATTGCGGCAGTAGCCATAGCGTTCAGCCCAGCGTTTTCGATACGCAGGGGCCTTACGGCTACGAAGCAACAGTCTCAGCCACACTAATGGCTGAATGATGTAGAGCAGGGCGGTATACAACAATTCCAAGCGATTATCCGTTTTTTTAGTTTCGGCGGGCAAATTCTAAGCATTTAAGCCAGGTAAAGCTATCTCTTATGCCAGATACCGCTTTAAACGGAAGTAACGGCGGCCCAGGCGCCAGCGCAGTCGCGGGCTTTTCGCACTTTTCCAGATGAGTTTCCAGATACCGGTTTCGAAAAACTCTTTGATAATCATTGATTTTTTCTTCTCATCCTTCATGTTATCGAAGGTATGAATAATCCCCAGGCCTTCTTTGGCGATTTGCCAGTGGCAGGCAGGGATACCTTTCACTTTGTCCGGGTAGCGCTGGTTGATGGCATCGAGCATCTGCAGGATTTTCATGTAATGGCGCGCCGAGCGAATCAAGGTGTCGTCATTGTCCGGCATATGGGACACCGATGCGGAGTGAATGTAGTAGTCATAATAACGTTCACTGGTGTACTGAACGCGCTCGGCCGCGAGCAGCACTTCGGTGGTCCAGGGGATATCCTGATGGCGAAGACCGGGTTCGAAACGGAAACTGTGTTTACGAATAAAGTCGTGGCGATAGATGTTCAGCCAGGTTACGTGCAGGAACTTACGGGAATCCAGCGCCATTTTTAGCCATGCAGCGCCCGTCATGACGCCCGTCGAGGAGAGTTTGTCCTCAGGGAAGATAGGGCGTGAAGGTTTCTTGTCGTTTTCCCAGACGTAGTTCCCGTTACAGGTGGCGACATCCAAATTCTGCGTAACGGCC is a genomic window containing:
- the coaD gene encoding pantetheine-phosphate adenylyltransferase — encoded protein: MSTKAIYPGTFDPITNGHLDIITRAACMFDKVILAIAASPSKKPMFDLPERVALACDAISHLPNVEVVGFSDLMANFARAQQANILIRGLRAVADFEYEMQLAHMNRHLMPDLESVFLMPSKEWSFISSTLVKEVARHHGDVTHFLPVNVHRALMEKLK
- the waaA gene encoding lipid IV(A) 3-deoxy-D-manno-octulosonic acid transferase yields the protein MELLYTALLYIIQPLVWLRLLLRSRKAPAYRKRWAERYGYCRNKVTPDGILLHSVSVGETLAAIPLVRALRHRYPSLPITVTTMTPTGSERALSAFGKDVQHVYLPYDLPCAMNRFLNTVRPKLVIVMETELWPNMISALHARKIPLVIANARLSERSAKGYGKLGKFMRRLLSKITLIAAQNEEDAARFVALGLKRNQLAVTGSLKFDISVTPELAARAVTLRRQWAPRRQVWIATSTHDGEEEIILQAHRKLLEKFPDLLLILVPRHPERFKDARDMVQKGGFSFTLRSTGEIPSNSTQVVIGDTMGELMLLYGIADLAFVGGSLVERGGHNPLEPAAHAIPVLMGPHTFNFKDICAKLQQADGLITVTDADSVVKEISTLLTDEDYRLWYGRHAVEVLHQNQGALTRLLQLLQPYLPQRSH
- the mutM gene encoding bifunctional DNA-formamidopyrimidine glycosylase/DNA-(apurinic or apyrimidinic site) lyase; translated protein: MPELPEVETSRRGIEPHLVGATILHAVVRNGRLRWPVSDEIHALSDKPILSVQRRAKYLLLELPDGWIIIHLGMSGSLRILTEELPAEKHDHVDLVMSNGKVLRYTDPRRFGAWLWTKELEGHSVLAHLGPEPLSEAFNAEYLKEKCAKKKTPIKPWLMDNKLVVGVGNIYASESLFAAGIHPDRLASSLSAQECELLVRVIKAVLLRSIEQGGTTLKDFLQSDGKPGYFAQELQVYGRKGEPCRVCGTPIIATKHAQRATFYCRQCQK
- a CDS encoding glycosyltransferase, which gives rise to MQNSAPLLSVVVAVYNGEAFLDQFFTCLLNQRIDSIEVIIVNDGSTDGSMQIVENWREKLPQMQVIEQQNQGVSIARNTGLAVATGQYLSFPDIDDVFKPGMYQHLLDMAVTQNLDVATCNGNYVWENDKKPSRPIFPEDKLSSTGVMTGAAWLKMALDSRKFLHVTWLNIYRHDFIRKHSFRFEPGLRHQDIPWTTEVLLAAERVQYTSERYYDYYIHSASVSHMPDNDDTLIRSARHYMKILQMLDAINQRYPDKVKGIPACHWQIAKEGLGIIHTFDNMKDEKKKSMIIKEFFETGIWKLIWKSAKSPRLRWRLGRRYFRLKRYLA
- a CDS encoding glycosyltransferase family 2 protein; this translates as MSQRLSVVMIAKNAADLLPDCLASVAWADEIVLLDSGSEDNTVDVARAAGAKVYTDTDWQGYGIQRQRAQGYATGDYVLMIDTDERITPELQQAIQAVLAAPQPGAVYSIARRNYFLGRFMRHSGWYPDRVMRLYERERYQYNDNLVHESLSCDSAQVIPLTGDLLHLTCRDFASFQRKQLNYATAWAQERHQRGKKATLTGIFTHTLGAFLKTLLLRGGVLDGKQGWLLAVVNAQYTFNKYTELWALCRGYSEKT